One window of Xanthomonas sp. 10-10 genomic DNA carries:
- the sppA gene encoding signal peptide peptidase SppA, which produces MNHPVRRSPIASFFVGLWDVMNFTRRLIFNLVFFGFLLLLLLLIVVAMARGDGTKPLAERTTLVINPEGTLVEQFSADPVSRSLAKAVGDKSAEEVQLRDLVRVIEAAGKDRKIERVLLNLDKLQPAGFASQREVAAALQKLRASGKQIVAFSESMSQGQYLLAAQANEVYLDPMGSVLLEGLGRYRQYFREGLQDKLGVDVHLFRVGEYKSAAEPYILDAASADAKEADLFWMNDVWQRYLADVGTARKLTPAQLTAGIDTLPEGVVAAGGDLAKFALQQKLVDGLKTREDVDALLTKRGVADSDADSGFRNIGFNDYLSQLQAQRSPMDSRPQVAVVVAAGEISGGEQPAGRVGGESTAALLRQARDDDKVKAVVLRVDSPGGEVFASEQIRREVVALKQAGKPVVVSMGDLAASGGYWISMNADRIYADPSTISGSIGIFGMVPNLTRALDKIGVHTDGVGTTRFAGAFDITRPLDPSAGQVIQAVINKGYADFTGKVAQARHQSVEAIDKVARGRVWSGAQARQHGLVDAFGGMSEAVADAANRAKLNKGKFRVRYVEKPATPFSQFMSGFAGSRMGAWMLSDSGMARAMLARSLPEVDTQLRFVESAVHDSKAGGTPVKALAYCFCGF; this is translated from the coding sequence ATGAACCACCCCGTGCGTCGCAGTCCCATCGCCAGTTTCTTCGTCGGCCTGTGGGACGTGATGAATTTCACCCGGCGCCTGATCTTCAACCTGGTGTTCTTCGGTTTCCTGTTGCTGTTGCTGCTGCTGATCGTAGTGGCGATGGCGCGCGGCGACGGGACCAAGCCGCTGGCCGAGCGCACCACGCTGGTCATCAACCCCGAAGGCACGCTGGTCGAGCAGTTCAGCGCCGACCCGGTGAGCCGGTCGCTGGCCAAGGCGGTGGGCGACAAGAGCGCCGAAGAGGTGCAGTTGCGCGACCTGGTGCGGGTGATCGAGGCGGCCGGCAAGGACCGCAAGATCGAACGGGTGCTGTTGAATCTGGACAAGCTGCAGCCGGCCGGCTTCGCCTCGCAACGCGAGGTGGCTGCCGCGCTGCAAAAGCTGCGCGCTTCCGGCAAGCAGATCGTGGCCTTCAGCGAGAGCATGAGCCAGGGCCAGTACCTGCTCGCCGCGCAGGCCAACGAGGTGTATCTGGACCCGATGGGCAGCGTGCTGCTGGAAGGCCTTGGCCGTTATCGCCAGTACTTCCGCGAAGGCCTGCAGGACAAACTCGGCGTGGACGTGCACCTGTTCCGCGTGGGCGAATACAAGTCCGCGGCCGAGCCCTACATCCTGGACGCGGCCTCGGCCGATGCCAAGGAAGCGGATCTGTTCTGGATGAACGACGTGTGGCAGCGCTACCTGGCCGACGTCGGCACCGCGCGCAAGCTCACCCCGGCGCAGCTGACCGCCGGCATCGACACCTTGCCCGAAGGCGTGGTGGCGGCAGGCGGCGATCTGGCCAAGTTCGCGCTGCAGCAGAAACTGGTCGACGGGCTCAAGACCCGCGAAGACGTCGATGCGCTGCTGACCAAGCGCGGCGTGGCCGACAGCGATGCCGACAGCGGTTTCCGCAATATTGGCTTCAACGATTACCTGAGCCAGTTGCAGGCGCAGCGCTCGCCGATGGACAGCCGTCCGCAGGTGGCGGTGGTGGTGGCGGCCGGCGAGATCAGTGGTGGCGAACAGCCGGCAGGCCGTGTCGGTGGCGAGTCGACTGCCGCGTTGCTGCGTCAGGCGCGCGACGACGACAAGGTCAAGGCGGTGGTGCTGCGCGTGGATTCGCCCGGCGGCGAGGTGTTCGCCTCCGAGCAGATCCGCCGCGAAGTGGTCGCGCTCAAGCAGGCCGGCAAGCCGGTGGTGGTGTCGATGGGCGACCTGGCCGCCTCCGGCGGCTACTGGATCAGCATGAACGCCGATCGCATCTATGCCGACCCGTCGACCATCAGCGGCTCGATCGGCATCTTCGGCATGGTGCCCAACCTGACCCGCGCGCTGGACAAGATCGGCGTGCACACCGACGGCGTGGGCACCACGCGCTTCGCCGGTGCGTTCGACATCACCCGTCCGCTGGACCCGTCCGCCGGCCAGGTCATCCAGGCGGTGATCAACAAGGGCTATGCCGACTTCACCGGCAAGGTAGCGCAGGCGCGTCACCAGTCGGTGGAGGCCATCGACAAGGTCGCCCGCGGCCGCGTGTGGAGCGGTGCGCAGGCCAGGCAGCATGGCCTGGTGGATGCATTCGGCGGCATGTCCGAAGCGGTGGCCGACGCGGCCAATCGCGCCAAGTTGAACAAGGGCAAGTTCCGCGTGCGCTACGTGGAAAAGCCGGCCACCCCGTTCTCGCAGTTCATGAGCGGATTTGCCGGCAGCCGCATGGGGGCGTGGATGTTGAGCGACTCGGGCATGGCGCGCGCCATGCTGGCGCGCTCGCTGCCGGAAGTGGACACGCAGCTGCGCTTTGTCGAAAGCGCGGTGCACGACAGCAAGGCCGGCGGCACGCCGGTCAAGGCCTTGGCTTACTGCTTCTGCGGGTTCTGA
- a CDS encoding primosomal protein N' has translation MPPTVPTLRVALPVPLPQLFDYLPPAEAPLTEPAQVGCRVRVPFGSRELVGVVVEIGQQPSADGLRPALAWCDQAPLLVDELARSLHWLARYTHAPLGEAQASALPGPLRRGEPLADTHAWAWQLTESGRTGAAGLRAGSRPALLAALLLTGAVGEEQLDPLLPQWRDAARSLAKRGHAERVAVPADAIAPRPGTGPALNEEQLAAATAIRAHTGFATYLLDGVTGSGKTEVYLQAIADCLAAGRQALVLVPEIGLTPQTLGRFRARLGVPVHALHSGLSDGERARVWAAAWRGEAKLIVGTRSAVFTPLPNAGLIVIDEEHDGSYKQQDGIRYHARDFALVRGKALDVPVILGSATPSLESLHNAYSGRYQHLRLSQRAGDARPPRVRVLDVRKRPLKDGLSPEVLAGIGATLARGEQVLVFKNRRGYAPVLLCHDCGWTAACQRCSTPLHQTPMTVHAGGRRLQCHHCGARQQAPLACPACASLALQPQGIGTERLEERLTEAFSDFPVVRIDRSTTQRRDALETQLARLGTEAGILVGTQILAKGHDLPRLTMVVVVGIDEGLFSADFRAAEKLSQQLIQVAGRAGRADRPGEVWLQTHHPEHPLLQTLVNGGYHAFADAELQQREAAGFPPFAHLALFRAEAKDVAAANQFLMAVRGLATADTSMQSPAFADVECYGPMPAPMPRRAGFQRTQLLLSAQQRSALHRLLDAQLPAIYALPQARRVRWSLDVDPIDLY, from the coding sequence ATGCCTCCCACCGTCCCCACCTTGCGCGTCGCCTTGCCGGTGCCGCTCCCCCAACTGTTCGACTATCTGCCCCCTGCCGAGGCCCCGCTGACCGAGCCGGCGCAGGTCGGCTGCCGTGTGCGGGTGCCGTTCGGGTCGCGCGAGCTGGTCGGGGTGGTGGTGGAGATCGGCCAGCAGCCGTCGGCCGATGGACTGCGCCCGGCACTGGCCTGGTGCGACCAGGCGCCGCTGCTGGTGGATGAACTGGCGCGCTCGCTGCACTGGCTGGCCCGTTATACCCATGCCCCTCTGGGCGAGGCTCAGGCCAGCGCGCTGCCCGGACCGCTGCGCCGCGGCGAGCCGCTGGCCGACACCCACGCCTGGGCCTGGCAACTGACCGAGTCCGGGCGCACAGGCGCTGCCGGCCTGCGCGCAGGCAGCCGGCCCGCCTTGCTGGCCGCCCTGCTGCTGACCGGTGCGGTGGGCGAGGAGCAGCTGGACCCGCTGCTGCCGCAGTGGCGCGACGCCGCACGCAGCCTGGCCAAGCGCGGCCATGCCGAGCGCGTGGCGGTACCGGCCGATGCCATCGCGCCACGCCCCGGCACCGGCCCGGCACTCAACGAAGAACAACTTGCTGCTGCCACCGCGATCCGCGCGCACACCGGCTTTGCCACCTATCTGCTGGACGGCGTCACCGGCAGCGGCAAGACCGAGGTCTACCTGCAGGCAATCGCCGACTGCCTGGCGGCCGGTCGCCAGGCGCTGGTGCTGGTGCCGGAGATCGGCCTGACCCCGCAGACGCTGGGCCGCTTCCGCGCCCGCCTGGGCGTGCCGGTGCATGCGCTGCATTCGGGCCTGTCCGATGGCGAGCGCGCCCGGGTCTGGGCGGCGGCCTGGCGCGGCGAGGCCAAGCTGATCGTGGGCACGCGCTCGGCGGTGTTCACCCCGCTACCCAACGCCGGGCTGATCGTGATCGACGAGGAACACGACGGCAGCTACAAGCAACAGGATGGCATCCGCTACCACGCCCGCGACTTCGCCCTGGTGCGCGGCAAGGCGCTGGATGTGCCGGTGATCCTGGGCAGCGCGACCCCGTCGCTGGAAAGCCTGCACAACGCCTACTCCGGCCGCTATCAGCACCTGCGGCTGTCGCAGCGCGCCGGCGACGCCCGCCCGCCGCGGGTGCGCGTGCTGGACGTGCGCAAGCGCCCGCTCAAGGACGGCTTGTCGCCGGAGGTGCTGGCCGGCATCGGCGCCACCCTGGCGCGCGGCGAGCAGGTGCTGGTGTTCAAGAACCGCCGCGGCTATGCGCCAGTGCTGCTGTGCCACGACTGCGGCTGGACCGCCGCCTGCCAGCGTTGCAGCACCCCGCTGCACCAGACCCCGATGACCGTGCACGCAGGCGGCCGCCGCCTGCAGTGCCACCACTGCGGCGCGCGCCAGCAGGCGCCGCTGGCCTGCCCGGCCTGCGCCAGCCTGGCCCTGCAGCCGCAGGGCATCGGCACCGAGCGGCTGGAAGAACGGCTGACCGAGGCGTTTTCCGACTTCCCGGTGGTGCGCATCGACCGCAGCACAACCCAACGCCGCGACGCCCTGGAAACCCAGCTGGCCCGGCTGGGAACCGAGGCGGGCATCCTGGTCGGCACCCAGATCCTGGCCAAGGGCCACGACCTGCCGCGGCTGACCATGGTGGTGGTGGTCGGCATCGATGAAGGCCTGTTCTCGGCCGACTTCCGCGCTGCCGAAAAACTCTCCCAGCAGCTGATCCAGGTGGCAGGACGCGCCGGGCGCGCCGACCGCCCCGGCGAGGTCTGGTTGCAGACCCACCATCCCGAACACCCCCTGTTGCAGACCCTGGTCAACGGCGGCTACCACGCCTTCGCCGATGCCGAACTGCAGCAGCGCGAAGCGGCAGGATTTCCCCCATTTGCGCATCTGGCGCTGTTCCGCGCCGAAGCCAAGGATGTCGCGGCGGCCAACCAGTTCCTGATGGCGGTACGCGGCCTGGCCACCGCAGATACCAGCATGCAATCGCCCGCATTTGCGGACGTGGAGTGCTACGGCCCGATGCCCGCGCCGATGCCGCGCCGCGCCGGTTTCCAGCGCACCCAGTTGTTGCTGTCTGCGCAGCAGCGCTCGGCCTTGCATCGGCTGCTCGATGCGCAGCTGCCGGCCATCTATGCGCTACCGCAGGCGCGGCGCGTGCGCTGGTCGCTGGATGTGGACCCGATCGATCTGTATTAA
- a CDS encoding SDR family oxidoreductase → MTTHRWRLDGQTALITGASAGIGLAIARELLGFGADLLMVARDADALAQARDELAEEFPERELHGLAADVSDDEERRAILDWVEDHADGLHLLINNAGGNISRAAIDYTEDEWRGIFETNVFSAFELSRYAHPLLTRHAASAIVNVGSVSGITHVRSGAPYGMTKAALQQMTRNLAVEWAEDGIRVNAVAPWYIRTRRTSGPLSDPDYYEQVIDRTPMRRIGEPEEVAAAVGFLCLPAASYITGECIAVDGGFLRYGF, encoded by the coding sequence GTGACAACGCACCGTTGGCGGCTGGATGGACAGACCGCCCTCATCACCGGCGCCAGTGCCGGCATCGGCCTGGCCATCGCACGCGAACTGCTCGGCTTCGGAGCGGATCTGCTGATGGTGGCGCGCGATGCCGATGCGTTGGCGCAGGCACGCGACGAACTGGCCGAAGAATTTCCCGAGCGCGAACTGCATGGGCTGGCGGCCGATGTGTCCGACGATGAAGAGCGCCGCGCGATCCTGGACTGGGTGGAGGACCACGCCGACGGCCTGCATCTGCTGATCAACAACGCCGGCGGCAACATCAGCCGGGCAGCCATCGACTACACCGAAGACGAGTGGCGCGGCATCTTCGAAACCAATGTGTTTTCCGCGTTCGAATTGTCGCGGTATGCGCATCCACTGCTGACCCGGCATGCCGCCTCGGCCATTGTCAATGTCGGCAGCGTCTCGGGCATCACCCATGTGCGCAGCGGCGCGCCGTACGGTATGACCAAGGCCGCACTGCAGCAGATGACGCGCAACCTGGCGGTGGAATGGGCCGAAGACGGCATCCGCGTCAATGCGGTGGCGCCGTGGTACATCCGTACGCGTCGTACCTCCGGCCCGTTGTCGGACCCGGATTACTACGAACAGGTGATCGACCGCACCCCGATGCGCCGCATCGGCGAACCGGAAGAAGTCGCCGCTGCGGTGGGTTTTCTGTGTCTGCCGGCCGCCAGTTACATCACCGGCGAGTGCATCGCGGTGGATGGCGGATTCTTGCGCTACGGCTTCTGA
- a CDS encoding DUF3106 domain-containing protein: protein MTTIKWSGLLVLAVTGIAGAQALPTALDESGHNGPVSAPAASAAPSAAQQRARWAALTPVQQADLRARYAAWKDLTATDRVVLRQARERLHSLPDDQQRALRTQFTAMDRLHRDGWRLGSQVGAFYPQLQPLIGYVPVDQRERLLAVLRSLDAGQLEQLAVLAQRTPPQDRDGLRDALLAETPATRSAWLKRQLAR, encoded by the coding sequence ATGACGACAATTAAGTGGTCTGGCCTGCTGGTGCTCGCCGTTACCGGTATCGCCGGCGCGCAGGCCTTGCCGACGGCGCTGGACGAAAGCGGTCATAACGGACCCGTCAGCGCTCCTGCCGCGTCGGCAGCGCCGAGCGCCGCACAGCAACGCGCGCGCTGGGCTGCACTGACGCCGGTACAGCAGGCCGACCTGCGCGCGCGCTATGCCGCGTGGAAAGACCTGACCGCCACCGACCGCGTGGTGTTGCGGCAGGCGCGCGAACGGCTGCACAGCCTGCCCGACGACCAGCAACGCGCCTTGCGCACCCAGTTCACCGCAATGGATCGCCTGCACCGCGATGGCTGGCGCCTGGGGTCGCAAGTGGGCGCGTTCTACCCGCAGCTGCAGCCGCTGATCGGCTACGTGCCGGTCGACCAGCGCGAGCGCCTGCTGGCCGTGTTGCGCAGCCTGGATGCGGGCCAGCTGGAGCAGCTGGCGGTGCTCGCTCAACGCACCCCGCCGCAGGACCGCGATGGATTGCGCGATGCCCTGCTGGCCGAAACCCCGGCCACCCGCAGCGCCTGGCTGAAGCGGCAACTGGCACGCTGA
- a CDS encoding NYN domain-containing protein: MSMTDNPDKRIALLIDADNAPAGKIDVVLAEVARYGVANVRRAYGNWKSPHLKGWEAALHDYAIRPIQQFAYSSGKNASDMAMVIDAMDLLYARNLDGFAIVSSDADFTPLVMRLLTDGMKVYGFGEKKTPAPFVNACSKFTYVEALGEQAAAASDTAAGRKDATALRSDTRLVQMLRNAIVSACEDDGWALLSAVGKQVANQASFDPRNYGYRKLSDLVRAIGLFELKLDEQALWVRDTPKGSGNRAKTAAPAVAPGPQASPKRAARATAKPVAAK; this comes from the coding sequence TTGAGCATGACCGACAATCCCGACAAGCGGATCGCCTTGCTGATCGACGCAGACAACGCGCCGGCCGGCAAGATCGATGTGGTGCTGGCGGAAGTGGCACGCTACGGCGTAGCCAACGTGCGCCGCGCCTACGGCAACTGGAAGAGCCCGCACCTGAAAGGCTGGGAAGCGGCGCTGCACGATTATGCGATTCGGCCGATCCAGCAGTTTGCCTACAGCTCCGGCAAGAACGCCTCGGACATGGCGATGGTGATCGATGCGATGGACCTGTTGTATGCGCGCAATCTGGATGGGTTTGCGATCGTCTCCAGCGATGCGGATTTCACCCCGCTGGTGATGCGTCTGCTGACCGATGGCATGAAGGTCTATGGTTTTGGCGAGAAAAAGACGCCGGCACCGTTCGTCAATGCATGCTCCAAATTCACCTACGTGGAAGCGCTGGGCGAGCAGGCCGCCGCGGCCAGCGACACCGCTGCCGGGCGCAAGGATGCGACCGCGCTGCGCAGCGATACGCGGCTGGTGCAGATGCTGCGCAACGCCATCGTCAGCGCGTGCGAGGACGACGGCTGGGCGTTGCTGAGCGCGGTAGGCAAGCAGGTGGCCAACCAGGCCTCGTTCGATCCGCGCAATTACGGCTATCGCAAACTCAGCGATCTGGTGCGTGCGATCGGCCTGTTCGAGCTCAAGCTCGACGAGCAGGCCTTATGGGTGCGCGACACGCCCAAGGGCAGCGGCAACCGTGCGAAAACCGCGGCGCCTGCGGTTGCACCGGGCCCGCAAGCCAGCCCCAAGCGCGCGGCGCGCGCAACAGCCAAACCTGTCGCAGCAAAATGA
- a CDS encoding DUF3667 domain-containing protein yields MSLHPTALHPSDCENCSTALQGAFCHACGQSAHSPVRSVTHAVEEVFESFWHLDGRIFRTLRDLLVPGRVALRFLGGQRVRYVAPMRLLLVVSLLTFFIARIAVHASDEDSDVAAPGAPQSAVPKDFAQARTPAQVEAVRAQIVGTLTQSRKVVPAGIARDGVDAGIARTESEARKRLAQLHQGARLESAAPVVDAPDNGTFFSLGGKPWDPVSNPLTVAPLPQWANRWLNLQLAHIRSNLPRLRSNPQLLYNAFFAAVPSTLLVLVPLFALLLRVFYLRSGWVYLEHLVVALYSHAFLCLNLLAMLLLSLLREWVLQLAPPIAWSLGLLQFGLALWMPLYLLGMQRHVYRQSWSVTVLKYLGLGSVYFVVVTFAAAFLMVASLARL; encoded by the coding sequence ATGTCCCTGCACCCGACCGCATTGCATCCATCGGACTGTGAGAACTGCTCCACTGCGTTGCAAGGCGCGTTTTGCCACGCCTGCGGGCAAAGCGCGCATAGCCCGGTGCGCAGCGTCACGCATGCGGTGGAAGAAGTCTTCGAATCGTTCTGGCACCTGGACGGGCGGATCTTCCGCACCTTGCGCGACCTGCTGGTGCCGGGCCGCGTGGCGCTGCGATTTCTGGGCGGGCAGCGCGTGCGCTACGTCGCGCCGATGCGGCTGCTCCTGGTGGTGAGCCTGTTGACCTTCTTCATCGCACGCATCGCGGTGCATGCCTCCGACGAAGACTCCGATGTCGCCGCGCCTGGCGCGCCGCAGAGTGCGGTGCCGAAGGATTTTGCGCAGGCGCGCACGCCGGCGCAGGTGGAAGCGGTACGTGCGCAAATCGTCGGCACGCTCACCCAGAGCCGCAAGGTGGTGCCTGCGGGCATCGCGCGCGATGGTGTGGATGCCGGCATCGCCCGCACCGAGAGCGAGGCGCGCAAGCGGCTGGCGCAACTGCACCAGGGCGCGCGGCTGGAAAGCGCCGCACCGGTGGTCGATGCCCCCGACAACGGCACGTTCTTCTCGCTGGGAGGCAAACCCTGGGACCCGGTGAGCAACCCACTGACGGTCGCACCGTTACCGCAATGGGCCAACCGCTGGCTCAACCTGCAGCTCGCGCATATCCGCAGCAACCTGCCGCGCCTGCGCAGCAATCCGCAGCTGCTCTACAACGCGTTCTTCGCGGCGGTGCCGTCCACCTTGCTGGTGCTGGTGCCGTTGTTTGCGCTGCTGTTGCGCGTGTTCTACCTGCGCAGCGGGTGGGTGTATCTGGAGCATCTGGTGGTGGCGCTCTACAGCCATGCATTTCTCTGCCTGAACCTGCTGGCGATGCTGCTGCTGTCGTTGCTCAGGGAATGGGTGCTGCAGCTGGCTCCCCCGATCGCCTGGAGCCTGGGCCTGCTGCAGTTCGGGCTGGCACTCTGGATGCCGCTGTATTTGCTGGGGATGCAGCGCCATGTCTACCGCCAGTCATGGTCGGTCACGGTGCTGAAATACCTCGGCCTGGGCAGCGTGTATTTCGTGGTGGTCACGTTTGCTGCCGCCTTCCTGATGGTGGCAAGTCTGGCGCGCCTTTGA
- a CDS encoding glutathione S-transferase translates to MTEDAMAPAQPTITLWGRRNSSNVRKVLWCAEEAGVAYTSIEVGGAFGGNDTPAYRALNPNAVVPTLQDGALVVWESNAIVRYLAAQYAPALYPSSPAERAVGDRWMDWTTSTFASVFRDLFWGVLRTPEAERDPARIAAALAQSGELLARADMALAQQPFLSGERLAMGDIPLGSFIYAWFEMPIARPELPHLQAWYQRLRARPAYQRGVMTALT, encoded by the coding sequence ATGACCGAGGATGCAATGGCACCCGCTCAGCCGACGATCACCCTCTGGGGGCGCCGCAATTCCAGCAATGTGCGCAAGGTACTGTGGTGCGCCGAAGAAGCCGGTGTGGCGTATACGTCGATCGAAGTGGGCGGCGCCTTCGGCGGCAACGACACGCCCGCTTATCGAGCGCTGAACCCCAACGCGGTGGTGCCGACGTTGCAGGATGGTGCATTGGTGGTGTGGGAGTCCAATGCGATCGTGCGCTATCTCGCCGCGCAATACGCGCCGGCGCTGTATCCGTCATCGCCAGCCGAGCGCGCAGTGGGCGACCGCTGGATGGACTGGACCACCTCGACCTTTGCCAGCGTGTTTCGCGATCTGTTCTGGGGCGTGCTGCGCACACCTGAGGCCGAACGCGATCCTGCACGCATCGCCGCGGCACTGGCGCAATCGGGCGAGCTGCTGGCACGCGCCGATATGGCGTTGGCGCAGCAGCCGTTTCTGTCCGGCGAGCGCTTGGCGATGGGGGATATTCCGCTGGGCAGCTTCATCTACGCCTGGTTCGAAATGCCGATCGCGCGGCCCGAGCTGCCGCATCTGCAGGCGTGGTATCAACGTCTGCGCGCGCGTCCTGCATACCAGCGTGGCGTGATGACCGCGCTGACCTGA
- a CDS encoding NAD(P)/FAD-dependent oxidoreductase, whose amino-acid sequence MTSSPSPAPLHLVVVGGGFAGLWATRALDDPGIRITLIDRQNHHLFQPLLYQVATAGLSAPDIAAPLRHILREQRNVEVLLGDVAEIVPTRRQVLLADGKTLDYDMLLLATGATHAYFGNDQWAEHAPGLKTLYDALVLRRKLLLAFERAEAESDPAARAAWLSFAVVGGGPTGVELAGTLAEIARHTLKNEFRHIDPQQARVRLVEAGPRVLPSFPNDLTDKARKQLERLGVEVHTGTPVTHIDALGYQLGDTFVPARTVVWAAGVAASPLARTLGVPLDRAGRVLVEPDLSVPGHPEIFVGGDLASVQQDGRPVPGVAPAAKQMGKHIAKAIRARQRGQAAAAFRYQDFGNLATIGRMAAIVHVGKLKLSGIVAWWFWLAAHVYFLIGFRNRFVVLVNWAMAYWSYQRAARIIFGGATDDPPPSSQDG is encoded by the coding sequence ATGACCTCTTCCCCCTCCCCTGCTCCACTGCATCTGGTCGTGGTGGGCGGCGGCTTCGCCGGTTTGTGGGCGACCCGCGCGCTCGACGATCCCGGCATCCGCATCACCCTGATCGACCGCCAGAACCATCACCTGTTCCAGCCGTTGCTGTACCAGGTGGCCACCGCCGGGCTGTCGGCACCGGATATCGCCGCACCGCTGCGCCACATCCTGCGCGAGCAGCGCAATGTCGAAGTCCTGCTTGGCGATGTGGCCGAAATCGTCCCAACACGTCGTCAAGTGCTGCTCGCCGATGGCAAGACGCTCGACTACGACATGCTGCTGCTGGCCACCGGCGCCACCCATGCCTACTTCGGCAACGACCAGTGGGCCGAACATGCGCCCGGCCTGAAAACCCTCTACGACGCGCTGGTCCTGCGCCGCAAGCTGCTGCTGGCCTTCGAGCGCGCCGAGGCCGAATCCGATCCGGCCGCCCGCGCGGCCTGGCTGAGCTTTGCTGTGGTCGGCGGTGGCCCCACCGGTGTCGAGCTCGCCGGCACCCTGGCCGAAATCGCCCGCCACACGCTCAAGAACGAATTCCGTCATATCGACCCTCAACAGGCGCGCGTGCGCCTGGTCGAAGCCGGCCCGCGCGTGCTGCCGTCGTTCCCGAACGATCTCACCGACAAGGCGCGCAAGCAGCTGGAGCGGCTGGGCGTGGAAGTGCACACCGGCACCCCGGTGACGCATATCGACGCACTGGGCTACCAGCTTGGCGACACCTTCGTGCCGGCGCGCACCGTGGTCTGGGCCGCCGGCGTGGCGGCCTCACCGCTGGCGCGCACGCTGGGCGTGCCGCTGGATCGTGCCGGCCGCGTACTGGTGGAGCCGGACCTGAGCGTGCCCGGCCACCCGGAGATCTTCGTCGGCGGCGATCTGGCGTCGGTGCAGCAGGACGGTCGCCCGGTGCCGGGCGTGGCGCCGGCGGCCAAGCAGATGGGCAAGCACATCGCCAAGGCGATCCGCGCACGTCAGCGCGGTCAGGCTGCGGCCGCGTTCCGCTATCAGGACTTCGGCAACCTGGCGACCATCGGCCGCATGGCCGCCATCGTGCACGTGGGCAAGCTCAAGCTGTCCGGCATCGTGGCGTGGTGGTTCTGGCTGGCCGCGCACGTCTACTTCCTGATCGGCTTCCGCAACCGCTTCGTGGTGCTGGTGAACTGGGCGATGGCGTACTGGAGCTACCAGCGCGCCGCGCGCATCATCTTCGGCGGCGCCACCGACGACCCGCCGCCCAGCAGCCAGGACGGATGA
- a CDS encoding MATE family efflux transporter, giving the protein MSVSPASASATPGFASEVRTTGLLALPLVLGHVSTGLIGFVDNVIAGHHGTATLAAVTIGTSLLWLPMLVPIGTLISLTASVSQLRGAGREREIGPLFRQALWLSLGLSALMFAFLSLVPPLLPTFGIAPDIVPGATDFLHAVRWGVPALTFYFCMRYLSEGMHWTLPTMLLGFGGLLVLAPLGYALTYGKFGFAEHGAEGLGMASAITMWVQASVFALYLWRARRFAHLELFTHLEGPRWHAIGDLLRTGLPIGITVLMEGGLFIVTALLIGRLGSTEAAAHQIAINVGQLCFMVPMGVAEATTVRVGHAAGRGDPLAVRRAAWAGYAIVLGTQALSASTLLLGHDAIVGVYTNDAAVAALASGLLLFAATFQFPDGIQVLSAGALRGLKDTRVPMFLAMFSYWGVGMPIGAGLGLGLGWGPRGMWIGLILGLTTAAILMGLRFRHTSRRLTANATP; this is encoded by the coding sequence ATGTCTGTTTCTCCTGCCTCGGCGTCTGCGACGCCAGGCTTCGCATCGGAAGTGCGTACCACCGGCCTGTTGGCCTTGCCGCTGGTGCTCGGTCACGTCTCCACCGGCTTGATCGGGTTTGTCGACAACGTCATCGCCGGCCATCACGGCACTGCGACGCTGGCGGCGGTGACCATCGGCACCTCGCTGCTGTGGCTGCCGATGCTGGTGCCGATCGGTACGTTGATTTCCTTGACCGCCTCGGTGTCGCAACTGCGCGGCGCCGGGCGCGAGCGCGAGATCGGCCCATTGTTTCGCCAGGCGTTGTGGCTGTCGCTGGGGCTGAGCGCGTTGATGTTCGCGTTCCTGAGCCTGGTGCCGCCGCTGCTGCCCACCTTCGGGATTGCGCCGGACATCGTGCCCGGTGCCACCGACTTCCTGCATGCGGTGCGCTGGGGCGTGCCGGCGCTGACGTTCTACTTCTGCATGCGCTACCTCAGCGAAGGCATGCACTGGACGCTGCCGACCATGCTGCTGGGGTTTGGCGGCTTGCTGGTGCTGGCACCGCTGGGCTATGCGCTGACCTACGGCAAGTTCGGGTTTGCCGAGCATGGCGCCGAAGGCCTGGGCATGGCCTCGGCCATCACCATGTGGGTGCAGGCCAGCGTGTTCGCGCTGTACCTCTGGCGCGCACGGCGTTTTGCGCATCTGGAGTTGTTCACCCATCTGGAAGGACCGCGCTGGCACGCCATCGGCGATCTGCTGCGCACGGGGCTGCCGATCGGCATCACCGTGCTGATGGAAGGCGGCCTGTTCATCGTCACTGCGCTGCTGATCGGCCGGCTGGGCTCGACCGAAGCCGCCGCGCACCAGATCGCCATCAACGTGGGGCAGCTGTGTTTCATGGTGCCGATGGGCGTGGCCGAGGCCACCACCGTGCGCGTCGGCCATGCGGCGGGGCGGGGCGATCCGCTGGCCGTGCGGCGTGCGGCCTGGGCGGGCTACGCCATCGTGCTGGGCACGCAGGCGCTGTCGGCCAGCACGTTGCTGCTTGGCCACGACGCCATTGTCGGTGTGTATACCAACGATGCGGCAGTGGCCGCGCTGGCGTCGGGATTGCTGTTGTTTGCCGCCACCTTCCAGTTTCCCGATGGCATCCAGGTGCTCTCTGCCGGTGCGCTGCGCGGGCTCAAGGACACCCGCGTGCCGATGTTCCTGGCGATGTTTTCGTACTGGGGCGTAGGCATGCCGATCGGCGCCGGGCTCGGCCTGGGGCTGGGCTGGGGGCCGCGCGGCATGTGGATCGGCCTGATTCTGGGTCTGACCACCGCCGCGATCCTGATGGGCCTGCGCTTCCGGCACACCAGCCGGCGGCTGACTGCCAACGCGACCCCCTGA